Proteins encoded in a region of the Campylobacter showae CSUNSWCD genome:
- a CDS encoding DUF3137 domain-containing protein — translation MADTDELHAKKKLAGALKIVAIAVATLIAAPVFFAILSAALNGGYIFVGVIAAVFFIPSVRSFVLKLFERPSQISNTNAQNLVSDELAAQLSELENERLNLVTAVKETRLIALGVCICAWVVTSRLSDDGIFGAACGAVSYAATMSLLTASKRRRFRSNFKRQIIENIVKKHGLSYDKDRGLELYDFFVIYDCRVDEWHREDLVEGEIEGVRIKFSDFYAAKKIKNKNNTETVVQFKGVLFKADFNKNLSSITQISHINSKNLKIYGEKANMDDVRFEEIFDVYATDQIGARYALSPALMEKFTELCFRLGAPVNAVFKDNQILIAMETGLDSFEPNINKTLMSNETIALYESEIASFTQIVKELNLNRKIW, via the coding sequence ATGGCGGATACGGACGAGCTCCACGCTAAGAAAAAACTCGCCGGCGCGCTCAAAATAGTCGCTATCGCGGTAGCGACCTTGATCGCCGCACCCGTCTTTTTTGCGATATTAAGCGCAGCCCTAAACGGCGGGTACATTTTTGTCGGCGTTATAGCCGCCGTTTTTTTTATTCCTTCGGTTCGTAGCTTTGTTTTAAAACTATTTGAGCGACCATCGCAAATTTCAAACACAAATGCTCAAAATTTGGTTTCAGACGAGCTTGCTGCCCAGTTGAGCGAGCTAGAAAACGAGCGCTTAAATTTAGTGACTGCCGTTAAAGAAACGCGCCTAATCGCTCTTGGAGTTTGTATTTGCGCCTGGGTTGTGACGAGTCGCTTATCAGACGACGGCATATTTGGCGCGGCGTGCGGCGCGGTGTCTTATGCGGCGACCATGAGTCTCTTGACTGCTTCGAAAAGGCGAAGATTTAGATCAAATTTTAAACGGCAAATCATAGAAAATATCGTAAAAAAACATGGACTAAGCTATGATAAAGACCGTGGATTAGAGCTTTACGATTTTTTCGTGATTTATGATTGCAGGGTTGACGAGTGGCATAGGGAGGATCTTGTGGAAGGCGAGATAGAGGGCGTTAGGATTAAATTTAGCGACTTTTATGCAGCTAAAAAGATAAAGAATAAAAATAATACCGAAACCGTTGTGCAATTTAAAGGCGTGCTTTTTAAGGCCGATTTTAATAAAAATTTAAGTTCTATAACTCAAATTTCGCATATAAATTCAAAAAATTTAAAAATATACGGTGAAAAAGCAAATATGGACGATGTGAGATTTGAGGAGATATTTGATGTGTATGCAACCGATCAAATAGGCGCTAGATATGCGCTTAGTCCTGCTTTGATGGAGAAATTTACTGAGCTTTGTTTTAGATTAGGTGCGCCCGTAAATGCCGTTTTTAAAGACAATCAAATACTTATTGCGATGGAGACAGGTCTGGATAGTTTTGAACCAAATATAAATAAAACACTAATGAGTAATGAAACCATAGCGCTTTACGAGAGCGAGATAGCAAGCTTTACTCAGATAGTAAAAGAGTTAAATTTAAACCGCAAAATTTGGTAA
- a CDS encoding methylenetetrahydrofolate reductase: MLKEKILNKEKGLVLYGLTPPKAEFDEAKLRDISDRWTGRIESINADGLVLYEVQDESERNDSERTFEFSGTLSPEIYYRDYLNVATPSVFYRVASGYDEDAFRAAIAAQSSNLNVLVGATSSSQKVRLNLARAYEIAGEFENLAVGGVCIAERHAKKGDEPQRMREKIAAGAKFFISQAIFDADMTRKFLEDCAAAKITEPIFLTFSTAGNPKTLEFIKWLGVSVPSAVDVRLNASEDYLAQSCEIIKEIWRELKKFGDENGLNLSANIESVMAKRAEIEASLELAREFRQI, encoded by the coding sequence ATGTTAAAAGAAAAAATTTTAAACAAAGAAAAGGGGCTCGTGCTCTACGGACTAACGCCGCCCAAGGCCGAATTTGACGAGGCTAAGCTGCGCGACATCTCGGATCGCTGGACGGGTAGAATAGAGAGCATAAACGCCGACGGACTCGTGCTTTATGAGGTGCAAGACGAGAGCGAGCGAAACGATAGCGAGAGGACGTTCGAGTTTAGCGGCACGCTAAGTCCCGAAATCTACTACCGAGACTACCTAAACGTCGCGACGCCGAGCGTTTTTTACCGCGTGGCTAGCGGCTACGACGAGGACGCATTTCGCGCGGCGATTGCGGCTCAAAGCTCAAATCTAAACGTGCTAGTCGGAGCTACGTCTAGCTCGCAAAAAGTGCGTCTAAATTTGGCTCGTGCGTACGAGATCGCTGGCGAATTTGAAAATTTGGCCGTCGGCGGAGTGTGTATCGCCGAGCGTCACGCCAAAAAAGGCGACGAGCCGCAAAGGATGCGCGAAAAGATCGCGGCTGGGGCGAAGTTTTTCATCTCGCAGGCGATTTTTGACGCGGATATGACGCGTAAATTTTTAGAGGACTGCGCGGCCGCAAAGATAACCGAGCCGATATTTCTCACGTTTTCAACGGCGGGCAACCCAAAAACGCTAGAGTTTATCAAATGGCTAGGTGTTAGCGTGCCTAGCGCAGTCGACGTGCGGTTAAACGCTAGTGAGGACTATCTGGCGCAAAGTTGCGAGATCATCAAGGAAATTTGGCGCGAACTAAAGAAATTCGGCGACGAAAACGGGCTAAATTTGAGCGCAAACATCGAAAGCGTGATGGCAAAACGTGCCGAGATCGAGGCTAGCCTAGAGCTAGCTCGCGAGTTTAGGCAAATTTAG
- the metE gene encoding 5-methyltetrahydropteroyltriglutamate--homocysteine S-methyltransferase — MIKSYVTGFPRIGEKRELKRALEGLWAGKEGFSEENLLSVAKTLKNRHWQYQKDAEISAISVNDFSFYDLMLDSIIAFGAVPPRFANLSGREQYFACARGNKTGVAMEMTKWFNTNYHYIVPELSAETTFKLDASKILAEYEEAKAAGVKGKVNLIGPITFLALSKTTDGSCPFKNLNALVAEYKKLLELLSTLDDEILVQFDEPIFATDKNEDILLSVIGKVYNELAEAANNVKIVFMTYFEHALKAVAEVAKTKIYGIGLDFVHGKRNFEALETIKNSHLTLFAGVIDGRNIWKSNIDEKVNLVREIGEKIGGKDFYVGPSCSLLHVPYTLKYEEKLNSEVKSWLSFAVEKLDEIKIITKLANGVALNAAESKIYEENKAAVKTRATSNLIHSSSVQNRVKNLVKFEREDKFEDRIKIQRESLNYGILPTTTIGSFPQTVELRVLRQNFKKGEIDASAYEAGIKKYIDDCIKFQEDIGLDVLVHGEPERNDMVEYFGEQIEGYAFSENGWVQSYGSRCVKPPLLFGDVSRPKAMTVEWMKYAQSRTSRIMKGMLTGPVTMLNWSFVRDDLPRSEVAKQLALCIFDEIADLQNAGIRIIQVDEAAFKEGYPLRAENIPAYEKFAVDCFKLSVSSAEPKTQIHTHMCYSEFNDIIKTIEAMDADVISIETARSGNELLKIFKSVGYKQEVGPGVYDIHSPRVPSTDEIVRQIRALLEVLPKEQLWINPDCGLKTRKWEEVEPSLKNMVEAVKIVRNS; from the coding sequence ATGATAAAAAGTTATGTTACGGGTTTCCCGCGAATCGGAGAAAAAAGAGAGCTAAAACGCGCGCTTGAAGGTCTTTGGGCCGGCAAAGAGGGCTTTAGCGAGGAGAATTTGCTAAGCGTCGCTAAAACGCTAAAAAACAGACACTGGCAATACCAAAAAGACGCCGAAATTTCGGCCATCAGCGTAAATGATTTTTCATTTTACGATCTTATGCTTGATAGCATCATAGCATTTGGCGCCGTACCGCCTAGATTTGCAAATTTGAGCGGACGCGAGCAGTATTTTGCCTGCGCGCGCGGCAACAAAACCGGCGTAGCAATGGAGATGACGAAGTGGTTTAACACAAACTACCACTATATCGTGCCTGAGCTTAGCGCCGAGACGACCTTTAAGCTAGACGCGTCAAAAATCCTTGCCGAATACGAAGAGGCAAAGGCTGCGGGCGTAAAAGGCAAGGTAAATTTGATTGGTCCTATTACATTTTTAGCGCTTTCAAAGACCACCGACGGTAGCTGCCCGTTTAAAAACCTAAACGCTCTAGTCGCCGAATACAAAAAGCTTCTTGAGCTACTTTCAACGCTTGACGATGAGATTTTAGTGCAGTTTGACGAGCCGATTTTCGCGACCGATAAAAACGAAGATATCCTGCTTAGCGTCATCGGCAAAGTATATAATGAGCTAGCCGAAGCCGCAAACAACGTCAAAATCGTATTTATGACCTATTTCGAGCACGCGCTAAAAGCGGTCGCTGAGGTAGCTAAAACTAAAATTTACGGTATCGGACTAGATTTCGTTCACGGAAAAAGAAATTTTGAAGCGCTTGAAACTATCAAAAACAGCCACTTAACGCTATTTGCAGGCGTCATCGACGGAAGAAATATCTGGAAAAGTAACATCGACGAAAAGGTAAATTTAGTCCGCGAGATCGGCGAGAAAATCGGCGGCAAAGATTTCTACGTCGGACCTAGCTGCTCGCTGCTTCACGTGCCTTATACCCTAAAATACGAAGAAAAACTAAACTCAGAGGTCAAAAGCTGGCTGAGCTTTGCCGTAGAAAAACTAGACGAGATTAAAATCATAACCAAACTAGCTAACGGCGTAGCGCTAAACGCGGCGGAGAGCAAAATTTACGAAGAAAACAAAGCTGCGGTTAAAACGCGCGCGACGTCAAATTTGATCCACTCCTCAAGTGTGCAAAACCGCGTGAAAAATCTAGTCAAATTTGAGCGTGAAGATAAATTTGAAGATCGCATCAAAATCCAACGCGAAAGCCTAAACTACGGCATCCTACCGACTACAACGATAGGTAGCTTCCCGCAAACCGTCGAGCTAAGAGTGCTTCGCCAAAACTTCAAAAAAGGCGAGATCGACGCGAGCGCGTATGAAGCCGGCATCAAAAAATACATCGACGACTGCATCAAATTTCAAGAAGATATTGGCCTAGATGTGCTAGTCCACGGCGAGCCTGAGCGTAACGACATGGTCGAGTATTTCGGCGAACAGATCGAAGGATATGCATTTAGCGAGAACGGCTGGGTTCAAAGCTACGGCAGCCGCTGCGTGAAACCGCCTCTACTTTTTGGCGACGTGAGCCGCCCAAAAGCGATGACAGTCGAGTGGATGAAATACGCGCAAAGCCGCACTAGTCGCATAATGAAAGGCATGCTAACTGGGCCTGTAACGATGCTAAACTGGAGCTTTGTGCGCGACGACCTACCTCGCAGCGAGGTGGCTAAGCAGCTTGCGCTTTGCATATTTGACGAGATCGCAGACCTGCAAAATGCCGGCATCCGCATCATCCAAGTGGACGAAGCTGCGTTTAAAGAGGGCTATCCGCTACGCGCCGAAAACATCCCTGCGTACGAGAAATTTGCGGTTGATTGCTTTAAGCTCTCCGTTAGCTCGGCCGAGCCTAAAACGCAGATCCACACGCATATGTGCTACTCTGAGTTTAACGACATCATCAAGACGATCGAGGCGATGGACGCCGACGTCATCAGCATCGAGACGGCTCGCAGCGGCAACGAACTGCTAAAGATCTTTAAATCAGTCGGCTATAAACAAGAAGTCGGCCCTGGCGTCTACGACATCCACAGCCCGCGCGTACCTAGCACCGACGAGATCGTGCGCCAGATCCGTGCGCTACTCGAGGTTCTACCGAAAGAACAGCTCTGGATCAACCCGGACTGCGGCCTAAAAACGCGCAAATGGGAAGAGGTCGAGCCGAGCCTAAAAAATATGGTCGAAGCCGTCAAAATCGTAAGAAATTCATAA
- a CDS encoding C69 family dipeptidase, producing the protein MKMKFLASAAVISAMFCANALACTTILVGEGASDDGSMLIARSADSKAIKAQVFLIHPKKSNQKGVHSSKAHDGANDFTYPLPKEGMRYTTIANSHTKLHGAVGYNDAGVGISGTETIYAKDELLKIDPYNEATGITEDDIPDVLLPRMKSAAEGVKLLGEIVETTGAGEGFGVVFVDKNELWYFETGTGHHWMAVKLPKDEYFVSANQGRLQNYKENDPNFMGSKNLIKFAQDNGAYDPAKDGEFQFTKAYTRDDERDMTYNYPRVCWVQQMFNPELKDKQTLDGGNYPVFLKPAKKLSVQDLKNALRSHYDGTPYDNYASKDENQKNIYRAVSVFRTYESHVMQVRPWLPQEIGRVTYVALGMSELGVYLPYYYGLDKFIDGYDKGSYKADDESIYWAYRKLQTLVMMDYDKYSPVVKKAYKEFEDALAVKQAKFEDEYVKLYKKDKAKANKLLNEFSTNMMKEAKALTQNLTNEIFTMLTDDTDAKLKSLNKGKKD; encoded by the coding sequence ATGAAGATGAAGTTTCTCGCCTCTGCGGCGGTAATAAGCGCGATGTTTTGTGCAAACGCGCTAGCTTGCACGACTATTTTGGTTGGAGAAGGAGCCTCTGACGACGGCTCGATGTTAATAGCTAGGAGTGCCGATAGCAAGGCGATAAAGGCGCAGGTGTTTTTGATACACCCCAAAAAATCCAATCAAAAAGGCGTCCACAGCTCAAAGGCGCATGACGGCGCAAATGATTTTACCTATCCGTTGCCAAAAGAGGGCATGAGATACACGACGATAGCAAACTCGCACACCAAGCTTCACGGCGCGGTCGGCTACAATGACGCGGGCGTGGGCATCAGCGGCACCGAGACCATCTACGCCAAAGACGAACTGCTAAAAATCGATCCGTATAACGAAGCGACGGGCATCACAGAGGACGATATCCCCGACGTCTTGCTACCTAGGATGAAAAGCGCGGCCGAGGGCGTGAAGCTGCTCGGCGAGATCGTGGAAACTACGGGCGCGGGAGAGGGTTTTGGCGTAGTGTTCGTGGATAAAAACGAGCTTTGGTATTTTGAAACGGGTACGGGTCATCACTGGATGGCGGTTAAGCTACCAAAAGACGAGTACTTCGTCTCCGCAAACCAAGGCAGACTACAAAACTACAAAGAAAACGATCCAAATTTTATGGGATCGAAAAATTTGATCAAATTTGCCCAAGATAACGGCGCCTACGACCCGGCAAAAGACGGAGAATTTCAGTTTACGAAAGCCTACACCAGAGACGATGAGAGAGATATGACCTACAACTATCCGCGCGTTTGCTGGGTGCAGCAGATGTTTAACCCCGAGCTAAAAGATAAGCAGACCCTTGATGGCGGCAACTATCCGGTATTTTTAAAACCGGCTAAAAAGCTAAGCGTGCAGGATCTAAAAAACGCTCTTAGATCCCACTACGACGGCACGCCTTACGATAACTACGCGAGTAAAGACGAAAATCAAAAAAATATCTACCGCGCCGTGAGCGTCTTTAGAACCTACGAGTCGCACGTCATGCAGGTGCGTCCGTGGCTACCTCAAGAGATCGGCAGAGTGACCTACGTGGCGCTTGGCATGTCGGAGCTTGGCGTTTATTTGCCGTATTACTACGGCCTCGACAAATTTATCGACGGCTACGATAAAGGCTCGTATAAGGCCGACGACGAGTCGATTTATTGGGCGTATAGAAAGTTGCAAACTCTTGTGATGATGGACTATGATAAGTATTCGCCGGTCGTAAAAAAGGCATACAAGGAGTTTGAAGACGCGCTCGCGGTCAAACAGGCTAAATTTGAAGACGAATACGTCAAACTCTACAAAAAAGACAAAGCCAAAGCGAACAAGCTGCTAAACGAATTTTCGACGAATATGATGAAGGAAGCCAAGGCTCTAACGCAAAATTTGACGAACGAAATCTTCACGATGCTAACAGATGACACCGACGCCAAGCTAAAATCGCTAAACAAAGGCAAAAAAGACTAG
- the rpmI gene encoding 50S ribosomal protein L35 — protein MPKMKTVRGAAKRFKVGKNKIKRGSAFRSHILTKKSRNRKRDLRSPQYVDSTNVASVKAMLGI, from the coding sequence ATGCCTAAGATGAAGACAGTTCGCGGCGCTGCTAAACGTTTTAAAGTGGGCAAAAACAAGATCAAAAGAGGCTCTGCTTTTAGAAGCCACATTTTGACTAAAAAATCTCGCAATCGCAAGAGAGATTTACGCTCGCCTCAGTACGTAGACAGCACAAACGTCGCAAGCGTCAAAGCGATGCTCGGAATTTAA
- the rplT gene encoding 50S ribosomal protein L20, with the protein MARVKTGVVRRRRHKKVLKLARGFFSARHKHFRKAKEQLERSLVYAYRDRRRKKRDFRRLWIVRINAACRLNDISYSRFIAGLKKANIELDRKILADLAMNDAKAFSELASKAKAAL; encoded by the coding sequence ATGGCAAGAGTAAAAACAGGCGTAGTTAGAAGAAGACGCCATAAAAAAGTTTTAAAACTAGCTAGAGGTTTTTTCAGCGCTAGACACAAACACTTTAGAAAAGCCAAAGAGCAATTAGAAAGAAGTTTGGTCTATGCATACCGCGACAGACGCCGCAAGAAACGCGACTTCCGCCGCTTGTGGATAGTGCGCATAAATGCTGCGTGCCGCCTAAACGACATTAGCTATTCGCGCTTTATCGCGGGACTTAAAAAAGCAAATATCGAGCTTGATAGAAAAATCTTAGCCGATCTAGCTATGAATGACGCAAAAGCTTTCAGCGAGCTAGCTTCAAAAGCAAAGGCTGCTTTATAA
- the coaE gene encoding dephospho-CoA kinase (Dephospho-CoA kinase (CoaE) performs the final step in coenzyme A biosynthesis.): protein MPQFKHAIVITGSIGSGKSAVCELLRDRGFEIIDADRISHCVLDRCAAQVAEIFGAQYVVQKDAQAENLDSHAEFGVSSGEKNSSMPCVSVDRKKLGELVFKNPAELAKLEALLHPKITAEILSQAQALEAKRRLYFVDIPLFFEGKRYEFFDKVAVVYAPKDTLISRVMKRNGLSYDAAKHRVELQTDIEQKRAMADFIIDNSGDLQNLRDETGSFLEKIA, encoded by the coding sequence ATGCCGCAATTTAAACACGCAATCGTCATCACGGGCAGTATCGGCAGCGGCAAGAGCGCGGTTTGCGAGCTACTTCGTGATCGCGGATTTGAGATTATAGACGCCGATAGGATTTCGCATTGCGTCTTGGATCGCTGTGCCGCGCAGGTGGCTGAAATTTTCGGCGCGCAATACGTCGTGCAAAAAGACGCGCAGGCCGAAAATTTGGACTCACACGCGGAATTTGGCGTTAGTTCAGGTGAGAAAAATTCGTCCATGCCCTGCGTTTCGGTGGACCGAAAAAAACTAGGCGAGCTGGTGTTTAAAAACCCTGCGGAGCTTGCAAAGCTTGAAGCGCTGCTGCATCCGAAGATAACGGCTGAAATTTTATCGCAGGCGCAGGCTTTGGAGGCAAAAAGAAGGCTTTATTTCGTTGACATTCCGCTGTTTTTCGAGGGCAAGAGGTATGAGTTTTTCGACAAAGTGGCGGTCGTTTATGCGCCAAAAGATACGCTGATTTCGCGCGTGATGAAGCGAAACGGGCTTAGCTACGACGCTGCAAAGCACCGTGTGGAGCTGCAAACTGATATCGAGCAAAAGCGCGCCATGGCGGATTTTATTATAGATAATAGCGGTGATTTGCAAAATTTAAGAGATGAAACCGGGTCTTTTTTGGAAAAAATAGCTTAA